DNA from Scheffersomyces stipitis CBS 6054 chromosome 1, whole genome shotgun sequence:
GGATCGAGGTAAAGTGTTGGTGACGTCGTATTGCAACACCAACTTTTGCGAttcgatgaagaagtgCTTGACTACAGTGACTACAACTTCGTTTTCCTTGTCGGTCAAGTACTTTGGAGTAAGGGTCGACTTGGACAATTTGCCGTAGTCGGCGAACTCTGGAACCTGAGACAATTCCTGTGCGTATTCTTGttgcttcaacaagtcgttggcCAAATTGTCTGAACCAGATCTGTCGTCTTCGGTCTTGGAACCCTTGACGTTGTCGTTAGATTCACTGGCGTCAGCATTGGAAGACTCCAACTTattgatcttcttgttgtactcGATagacttcaactcttcactGCTGAGAAGTGGAACTTCATTGATGTCAAATGAAGAAGCGAAATCAGTCTCGTTCAAGTAATGAGTTAATTTGCTTTCCAAAGCAGCTAAATCGTACTTGGATCCGGAAacaatcaacttcttatGGTCACTgttgatgaacttcaatGACAAGGCTGTTCTGTCTCTAACTTCATCGTCTACATCGTTCAAACATCTgctcaacaagatcttgatgtTCTTAGAAACGTCACCACCACAAACAGCAGCgaacttggccaaagaaATGACAGCAGACGATCTCACAATGGAGTTTTCCAAAACCAATCTGTTGTAAATGTGTCTAATGTAGTAAGAAGGATTGGATGTGTTTGGACCTTCGTCTCCTAACAAGTGCAAAATACGAACCGACAACTCGGTGAACTCACAATCTTCAATGAATTCACACAAGTTCATCAATATCAACTGTTTGGCACTGGCTTCAGgcaagaacttgatcaagtcgaACAAGGCATCTACAATACTTGTCTTCAACTGAAGCGAACCGTCGTCTCTCAACAAATCGGTCAAAAATGcaaccaacttcttgtgcTTCGAGGGGAACTTTAATGCTAagttttcaattgcttcaatGATCAcgatcttgaagtcttcCGTAATCTCGTCCATCAACGAGGTCATCTTGGAGATCAATCTGTCTACGTTTTCACCTCCGGCACCAGAGTCAATGGTACCTGCTCCCATAGTTTTCAACAATGTGGTGATGGCCAAGGTGGAAATTGATCTGTTGGAGTCGTTGATCAAGCCTTCCAACTCGATGTTGACGACAATGATCTTTTCTGGATGTTTAGCagagatcttgttgatcaatCTGATGGCAGCGAACCTAGTAGCCGTTCTAGGTACACCCAACAACTTCTGCAATGTGGTGACAATTGACATGAATTGGTCGTCCTTGATCAAGTGTTGTAAGTTGATCAATGTCTTACAGGCTTCCAACTCTACCATGTCTGACTTATGCTTCAACAAGCCAGACAAGATGGGGTACAAGTGGGTAATGAGAGATTCGTCATCAAtcaaaatcttgttgataTATCTGATCAATTGGATGATCGACAACGAGTTCTTTAAAGACGAACCCTCAGACAACGTTGTGATTAACTTCATAAGAGCCATCTTGTCGTGGTTTTTCAAATGGTACAACAAGCCCAAGGCATGGTATTGGTACATGTAAGAAGTCGCTGGCAAGTTGGAGGTAGAGCTACCATAGTACTCATGCAACTGGAACTGGTCTTTGGGAAACTGTTTGTAGCTCTGGATTGTCTCCAACGTCTCGTTGGTGAATCTCTTGACCACCTCTTTAGCATTGGGCAACATGTTGTACGATGAAATAAGGGCAGCTGTTGACACAATAGGGTTCTTGTCCACAATGGcgttcttgaacaatctTTCGGCCGAAAACACTGTTGTAGCATCCAACACTTTGGCCAATGTTCTGATGGCATTGGGCTTGTAGACAACATCTCCCTCTTGAATATCCTTCATAATGGAAGACGTGACCATCAAGATGTCGTCTGACAGCGACAGCAACTCCTTGATAGTCA
Protein-coding regions in this window:
- the SEC21 gene encoding coatomer gamma non-clathrin coat protein involved in transport between ER and Golgi, whose translation is MSTVSYKNKDAYSSSSGLPDKMAVFQECLQQFNATPVKTKKCRQLLAKLLRLIYHGEEFPPSESTTLFFSISKLFQHKDSSLRQLVYLTIKELSSSSDDILMVTSSIMKDIQEGDVVYKPNAIRTLAKVLDATTVFSAERLFKNAIVDKNPIVSTAALISSYNMLPNAKEVVKRFTNETLETIQSYKQFPKDQFQLHEYYGSSTSNLPATSYMYQYHALGLLYHLKNHDKMALMKLITTLSEGSSLKNSLSIIQLIRYINKILIDDESLITHLYPILSGLLKHKSDMVELEACKTLINLQHLIKDDQFMSIVTTLQKLLGVPRTATRFAAIRLINKISAKHPEKIIVVNIELEGLINDSNRSISTLAITTLLKTMGAGTIDSGAGGENVDRLISKMTSLMDEITEDFKIVIIEAIENLALKFPSKHKKLVAFLTDLLRDDGSLQLKTSIVDALFDLIKFLPEASAKQLILMNLCEFIEDCEFTELSVRILHLLGDEGPNTSNPSYYIRHIYNRLVLENSIVRSSAVISLAKFAAVCGGDVSKNIKILLSRCLNDVDDEVRDRTALSLKFINSDHKKLIVSGSKYDLAALESKLTHYLNETDFASSFDINEVPLLSSEELKSIEYNKKINKLESSNADASESNDNVKGSKTEDDRSGSDNLANDLLKQQEYAQELSQVPEFADYGKLSKSTLTPKYLTDKENEVVVTVVKHFFIESQKLVLQYDVTNTLPRSLIQDFSVIAVPDNELYEEDFIIPLAELKPEQTGTVYISFSTPSIEDEDLLAAFGNTINFINREIIDDEGNVDEADEGYTEEFGIEDLEVLPGDFLAPLYNSNFSAAYDQLPHHESSVVTISGVNSLENAVSSLRSSLNLLPLDGSDYVPSDTNSHVLKLFGKDVWGGKVGVLIRLALTGGKVVAKLEVRAETDNFSTAVANGAY